The Caldisericum exile AZM16c01 region CCCTAAACTCAATTTTTCCTGCTTTAAATTCCTTAACGGTGTCGTAGATGTCCATCGTTACAGTACCAGACTTTGGACTTGGCATGAGTTTTCTTGGCCCGAGGATCTTTGCAATACGCCCAAGAGATTTCATCATGTCAGGGGTTGCAATAGCAACATCAAAATCAAGAAAACCTTCTTTTTCGATTTTCTGGATTAGATCCTCACCACCAACATAATCAGCACCGGCATCTTTTGCTTCTTGTGCCTTATCTGCCGTTGCAAAAACAAGGACTTTTACACTTTTACCAGTTCCATGTGGAAGTGTAATAACGCCACGCACATTTTGGTCTGCTTGTTTTGGGTCAACATTCAACACATAAGTTGCTTCAACTGTTTCATCAAACTTTGCGCTTTTGAGATTTCTTACCGTTTCAATTGCTTCATCAATTGAGTAGGCTTTTTGCCTATCAATCTTCTTCAAAAGTTCTAAATACCTTTTTCCTCTTTTCACTCTAACCTCCTTGTGGTAAAAGACCTTCAGTCTCCCACAAATTTACTTAACCTTCAATGACCGTAACACCCATGTTCCTTGCAGTACCCTCAATTATACGGGTTGCAGCCTCAAGGTCTGTGGTGTTAAGGTCTTTCATTTTAATCTTAGCAATTTCCATAAGTTGAGACCTTTTTATCGTCCCAACTTTCTTCTTGTTTGGCTCAGGAGAACCTTTCTCAATCTTTAATGCCTTTTTAATTAAAGAAGAAGCAGGTGGAGTTTTTAAAATGAAATCAAAACTCCTATCCTCATAAACTCTAATCAAAACAGGTACTATATAGCCTTCCTGTCCCTGAGTTGCCGCATTGAACCTCTTGCAGAAGTCCATTATATTAATACCTTTAGGTCCAAGTGCAGTACCAACAGGAGGCGCAGGAGTGGCCTTACCTGCTTCTAATTGGAGTTTTACAAGTCCAACTAATTTCTTTTTCTTGGCCATATAAAATCACCTCAAACTTTCTGAATGTATTCGCTCTGTATTTCAACAGGCATTTCTCTTCCAAACATTTTTAGCACAACTCTTGCGGTTCCTTTTTCTTCATCTATTGCTTCAACCACACCTTCCATATTTTTAAAAGGTCCCACAAGGATACGCACTCTATCATTAATATCGAAATGCAATTTTTCTTTTGCCTTTTCTTCGGTTACTCGCTCTTCAACTATCTTCCTAATTTCCTCTTCGGAAATAGGCGTAGGTTTTCCTGTGGGGCCAACAAAACCTAAAACACCAGGTGTATTTCTTACAACGTACCAAGACTCATCATCCATAATCATCTTCACAAGAATATACCCGGGGAAAACCTTTACAGGTTTTATTTTCCTTTTGCCTTTTTTATCGACTACACTGTAGTAATCTACTGGCAAAAGAACCTCAAGGATACGGTCTTCTAAACCGTATCCTTTTATTCTATCCTTAAGTTCATTAAGAACTTTCTGTTCCTTCCCCGAGTATGTATGTACAAGATACCAGCGAGGAACCTTAGTTTCGTCTTCTCTCATATTATTTACTCAATACCAGTTTTAAAAGTTGTGCGAACAAGAAGTCCCACAAACCTATATACAAAGCCCAGAATACAAGAAATCCAACAACAACTGACGAATCTTGTAATAGTTCTTTCCTTGTAGGCCATTTAACTTTATGTCTCAATTCAACCCAAACGCCTCTTACAAAATCCTTAAAAGAGGTCTTTGGCAAGGTTACGGTTTGTGTAGATGTCGTTTTATTTTTTACTGCTTGTTCTTTGTCTTTCATAATTTACTGGCAGGCCCGGAGGGAATCGAACCCCCAACCTACGGTTTTGGAGACCGTTGCTCTACCAATTGAGCTACGAGCCTATGCCTTTACCTCCTTGTGCACAGTGTGTTTCTTACAAAACTTACAATATTTCTTAATCTGTAATTTATCCTTATTATTTTTCCTGTTAATAGTGGTAGAGTAATTTCTTCTTTTACACTCAGTGCATTCGAGTAGAATTATATCCCTCATGTCCTATTTCCTCTTACTCAATAACCTTTGTAATAACTCCAGCACCTACAGTTTTACCACCTTCACGGATAGCAAATCTCTGAGTTTCTTCAAGAGCAACAGGATAGATGAGTTCAACAGTCATATCAACGTTATCACCTGGCATTGCCATCTGAACGCCTTCAGGAAGGGCAATTGTACCTGTTACGTCTGCAGTTCTTAAGAAGAACTGAGGTTTGTAACCTGTAAGGAAGGGTTTGTGTCTTCCACCTTCTTCTTTACTCAAGATATAGACACGTGCCTGGAATTTTCTGTAGGGTTTAATGGAACCAGGTGCTGCAAGTACCATACCTTTTTCAACTTCTTCGTGGTCAATACCTCTAAGGAGGACTCCGATGTTATCACCTGCTTGTCCTTCATCGAGGATTTTTCTGAACATCTCGATGCTTGTTGCAACAGTCTTCTTTGTCTCAAAGGAAAGACCAACGATTTCTACTGGATCACCAGTTCTAATGATTCCTCTTTCAACTCTTCCTGTTACAACTGTACCTCTTCCAGTGATGGTGAAGACATCTTCAATGGGCATAAGGAAGGGCTTATCAATTGCTCTTTCTGGGGTTGGGATGTATTCATCTACTGCATCCATAAGTTCCCAGATTTTATCTGTCCATGGATTCTTTCCACGGGAGATATCACCCTCTGCCTCAAGTGCTTTGAGGGCTGAACCTCTAACTACTGGTACTTCATCTCCTGGGAATCCATACTTGGAGAGAAGTTCTCTTGTTTCCATTTCAACAAGGTCAATGAGTTCTGGATCATCAACCATGTCTACTTTGTTGATGAAAACAACAATTCTTGGTACGTTGACCTGACGAGCAAGAAGGATGTGCTCTCTTGTTTGAGGCATTGGTCCATCTGTTGCTGCAACAACGAGAATTGCACCATCCATCTGTGCTGCACCGGTGATCATGTTCTTGATGTAGTCAACATGACCGGGGCAGTCAATGTGAGCATAGTGCCTCTTCTCGGTTTCATACTCAGTGTGGTGGACGTTGATGGTAACGCCTCTTGCCTTTTCCTCAGGTGCGTTGTCAATTTCATCGTACCTCTTGGGTTGAGTTTTACCAAGAGTTGCTAATACTTTTGTAATTGCTGCTGTAAGGGTAGTCTTACCATGATCAATATGACCAATGGTACCGATGTTTACGTGCGGCTTTACCCTTTCAAATTTTTCTTTCGTTGCCATGTTGTACCTCCTTCGCAATCTCTATTATATATAATTTTCATCAATCACAAAAATGGAGCCCACGACCAGGATTGAACTGGTGACCTCGTCCTTACCAAGGACGCGCTCTACCGACTGAGCTACATGGGCTCAAGAGAACACTGAAAATAAATTAATGGTCGCGGGGGCTGGATTTGAACCAGCGACCTCCGGGTTATGAGCCCGACGAGCTACCTGACTGCTCCACCCCGCAACCTGGAGCGGGAGACGGGAATCGAACCCGCGACGATCAGCTTGGAAGGCTGATGCTCTACCACTGAGCCACTCCCGCACATGGTGGGCAGGGAGGGATTCGAACCCCCGAAGGCGCACGGCCAACAGATTTACAGTCTGTCGCCTTTAACCACTTGGCTACCTACCCACTGGAGCCGAC contains the following coding sequences:
- the rplA gene encoding 50S ribosomal protein L1; its protein translation is MKRGKRYLELLKKIDRQKAYSIDEAIETVRNLKSAKFDETVEATYVLNVDPKQADQNVRGVITLPHGTGKSVKVLVFATADKAQEAKDAGADYVGGEDLIQKIEKEGFLDFDVAIATPDMMKSLGRIAKILGPRKLMPSPKSGTVTMDIYDTVKEFKAGKIEFRVDKTGVIHTVIGKSSFTPEQLKENLLALNSAIIKSRPASVRGQYVKKVYLSLTMSPAVKVNVNELLRA
- the rplK gene encoding 50S ribosomal protein L11, with the translated sequence MAKKKKLVGLVKLQLEAGKATPAPPVGTALGPKGINIMDFCKRFNAATQGQEGYIVPVLIRVYEDRSFDFILKTPPASSLIKKALKIEKGSPEPNKKKVGTIKRSQLMEIAKIKMKDLNTTDLEAATRIIEGTARNMGVTVIEG
- the nusG gene encoding transcription termination/antitermination protein NusG — protein: MREDETKVPRWYLVHTYSGKEQKVLNELKDRIKGYGLEDRILEVLLPVDYYSVVDKKGKRKIKPVKVFPGYILVKMIMDDESWYVVRNTPGVLGFVGPTGKPTPISEEEIRKIVEERVTEEKAKEKLHFDINDRVRILVGPFKNMEGVVEAIDEEKGTARVVLKMFGREMPVEIQSEYIQKV
- the secE gene encoding preprotein translocase subunit SecE, with the protein product MKDKEQAVKNKTTSTQTVTLPKTSFKDFVRGVWVELRHKVKWPTRKELLQDSSVVVGFLVFWALYIGLWDFLFAQLLKLVLSK
- the rpmG gene encoding 50S ribosomal protein L33, with amino-acid sequence MRDIILLECTECKRRNYSTTINRKNNKDKLQIKKYCKFCKKHTVHKEVKA
- the tuf gene encoding elongation factor Tu, encoding MATKEKFERVKPHVNIGTIGHIDHGKTTLTAAITKVLATLGKTQPKRYDEIDNAPEEKARGVTINVHHTEYETEKRHYAHIDCPGHVDYIKNMITGAAQMDGAILVVAATDGPMPQTREHILLARQVNVPRIVVFINKVDMVDDPELIDLVEMETRELLSKYGFPGDEVPVVRGSALKALEAEGDISRGKNPWTDKIWELMDAVDEYIPTPERAIDKPFLMPIEDVFTITGRGTVVTGRVERGIIRTGDPVEIVGLSFETKKTVATSIEMFRKILDEGQAGDNIGVLLRGIDHEEVEKGMVLAAPGSIKPYRKFQARVYILSKEEGGRHKPFLTGYKPQFFLRTADVTGTIALPEGVQMAMPGDNVDMTVELIYPVALEETQRFAIREGGKTVGAGVITKVIE